The following proteins are encoded in a genomic region of Lutra lutra chromosome 16, mLutLut1.2, whole genome shotgun sequence:
- the SLC26A11 gene encoding LOW QUALITY PROTEIN: sodium-independent sulfate anion transporter (The sequence of the model RefSeq protein was modified relative to this genomic sequence to represent the inferred CDS: inserted 2 bases in 1 codon), with the protein MPSSVKALGQVRPSGAGMAPQARCCSPAAVQRWLPLLAWLPNYSLQWLKMDLVAGLSVGLTVVPQALAYAEVAGLPPQYGLYSAFMGCFVYFFLGTSRDVTLGPTAIMSLLVSFYTFHEPAYAVLLAFLSGCIQLAMGFLHLGFLLDFISYPVIKGFTSAATVTIGFGQIKNLLGLHDVPRQFFLQVYQTFRKVGEIRVGDAVLGLVCVLLLLLLKLMRDHVPPVHPEMPPGVRLSHGLVWTATTARNALVVSFAALVAYSFEVTGYQPFVLTGQTAEGLPPVRIPPFSLTTANGTVSFTEMVQDMGAGLAVVPLMGLLESIAVAKSFASQGGYRVDSNQELLAIGLTNVLGSLVSSYPVTGSFGRTAVNAQSGVCTPAGGLVTGVLVLLSLDYLTSLFYYIPKSALAAVIIMAVVPLFDIRVFGTLWRVKRLDLLPLCVTFLLCFWEVQYGILAGTLVSVLILLHSVARPKMQVSEGPVLVLQPASGLQFPRWRPXREAIITQALEASPPHSAILECTHVCSIDSTVVLGLEELVGDFHRRGVTLAFVGLQVPVLRVLLSADLKGVQYFSTLEEAEKSLLQEPGTQPYNVGEDSIPEHKVALLKA; encoded by the exons ATGCCCTCCTCTGTGAAGGCATTGGGTCAGGTCCGGCCGTCGGGTGCCGGCATGGCCCCCCAAGCCCGCTGCTGCTCCCCAGCGGCCGTGCAGAGGTGGCTGCCTCTCCTGGCCTGGCTGCCCAACTACTCGCTGCAGTGGCTGAAGATGGACTTGGTCGCGGGCCTCTCGGTCGGGCTCACAGTCGTTCCCCAGGCGCTGGCCTACGCCGAGGTGGCTGGACTCCCGCCCCAG TACGGCCTCTACTCTGCCTTCATGGGATGCTTCGTGTATTTCTTCTTGGGCACCTCTCGGGATGTGACGCTGGGCCCAACGGCCATCATGTCCCTTCTGGTCTCCTTCTACACTTTCCACGAGCCCGCCTATGCTGTGCTGCTCGCCTTCCTGTCCGGCTGCATCCAGTTAGCCATGGGCTTCCTGCACTTGG gcttcctgctggacTTCATCTCCTACCCCGTCATCAAAGGTTTCACCTCTGCTGCCACTGTCACCATCGGCTTTGGGCAGATCAAG AACCTCCTGGGACTGCACGATGTCCCGAGGCAGTTTTTCCTGCAAGTGTATCAGACATTCCGCAAAGTTGGAGAGATCAG GGTGGGTGATGCCGTGCTGGGGCTGGTGTgcgtgctgctgctgctgttgctgaaGCTGATGCGGGACCATGTGCCCCCTGTGCACCCCGAGATGCCCCCGGGCGTGCGGCTCAGCCACGGGCTGGTTTGGACGGCCACCACAG CCCGCAACGCCCTGGTGGTCTCCTTTGCCGCCCTGGTCGCATACTCCTTTGAGGTGACCGGATACCAGCCTTTTGTTCTAACGGGGCAGACTGCCGAGGGGCTCCCTCCCGTCCGGATTCCGCCCTTCTCCTTGACCACGGCCAACGGGACAGTTTCCTTCACTGAGATGGTGCAG gaCATGGGGGCTGGGCTGGCCGTGGTGCCCCTCATGGGTCTGCTGGAGAGCATTGCGGTGGCCAAGTCCTTCG CTTCTCAAGGTGGTTACCGCGTCGACTCCAACCAGGAGCTGCTGGCCATCG GCCTGACCAACGTGCTGGGCTCCCTCGTCTCTTCCTACCCGGTCACCGGCAGCTTTGGACG GACGGCTGTGAACGCCCAGTCGGGGGTGTGCACCCCAGCAGGGGGCCTGGTGACAG GCGTCCTGGTGCTGCTGTCGCTGGACTACCTGACCTCGTTGTTCTACTACATCCCCAAGTCCGCACTGGCGGCCGTCATCATCATGGCCGTGGTCCCGCTGTTCGACATCAGGGTCTTTGGGACGCTGTGGCGCGTGAAGA GGCTGGACTTGCTGCCCCTCTGTGTGACGTTCCTGCTCTGCTTCTGGGAGGTCCAGTACGGCATTCTGGCCGGGACCCTGGTGTCTGTGCTGATCCTGCTGCACTCTGTGGCCAGACCCAAGATGCAG GTGTCCGAGGGGCCGGTGCTGGTCCTGCAGCCGGCCAGCGGCCTGCAGTTCCCGCGATGGAGGCC TCGGGAGGCAATCATCACCCAGGCCCTGGAAG CGTCGCCCCCGCACTCTGCCATCCTGGAGTGCACGCATGTCTGCAGCATCGACTCCACCGTGGTGCTGGGGCTCGAGGAGCTGGTGGGGGACTTCCACAGGCGCGGCGTCACCCTCGCCTTCGTCGGCCTGCAG GTTCCTGTCCTCCGTGTCCTGCTGTCGGCTGACCTGAAGGGTGTCCAGTACTTCTCCACCCTGGAAGAGGCAG AGAAAAGCCTGCTGCAAGAGCCTGGGACCCAGCCGTACAACGTCGGCGAGGACTCCATTCCGGAGCACAAGGTCGCCCTGCTGAAGGCCTGA